From Actinomyces procaprae:
CCATCAAGGCCATCATGGTCGCCACCCTCGGCGACCCGGCGGTGACGGCGCAGGTGGGCTGAGCCGATGCCGGCCAGTTGGCCATACCATCTGGCCGACCTCCGCGGCGCACGGGTAGCCGATCGGAGGATTGACTGCGGCGCGTCGGCAGGGGAACCTTGAGCCATCCCCCCTTTCTCGCGTGGATCGCTGTGGAATCGGGGATCCTTGGCTCAGGGCTATTCTTCGGGAGGTAACGATGTGGTTCAAAACTCCGATGCGTGCACTGCGCACCCTTATGGCGCTGTTCGTGCTCGCGGGGGCTATGGTCGTTGCTACTACGCCTAGCGCGCAGGCACTGCCCTACCGCGAATGCAACAACGGGTGGGCGTACCACGTTGAGGTAGTTGGTGGGGGCGGAGCGGGTGTGTATGTTCCCGCCTATGGTGACGGTAACTCGCTCACGCGGAATTGCTGGCTTGAACGCACTTCGTCAACTCGAGTGCGTCAGGAGGTGCGACGCCTGCAGTACGGACTTCAGGACTCAGGGCAAAGTCTGTATGCGGATGGAATATTCGGTAATATTACCCGTACGGCGGTTGTCAATGTGCAGGCGAAGAACCGGATCGCCGCCGATGGAGTGTACGGTCCGCGCACTGGATCGGTCATTCGGTGGTGCTACTGGTATGATAAGAAGCAATGGTGCGGCCGTTGGGTCTGAACAAAGAAGTGTGGTGCCCTCGTGTCTGATCGATACTCCAACGCGGCCCGGATTCGCCTCACGGTCCTCCTGTCAGCCTTCCTGATGCTGGCGTCCTGCGCCACGGGAGGCTCTCACACCGCCGACGGAGGTGCTGAGGCGGGGGGCGGAGGTGTGCCCGCCTACCAGGTCTCGGCCACACCCGCACCAGGCGAGGTGCTCGGGGTAGTCAAGGACCCGCTGACCTGGTCGTTGCCCTTCGATCGGGTGCTTGACGGAAATCTTGCCCGGTTGGAGCAGCATGCGAGTGACCTGCTGGTGGACCAGTGCATGGCGGAGGCTGGGTTCGACGACTATGAACTCATGAATAGTTCCGCGGTTCCATTCCCGGAGACCTCACCTCACGGGAATGCGACGCTGTTCAATGTGGCGATCGCCCAGAAGTACGGCTACCGGATGGCGCCCGACCCCTCATACAAGATTTCGTGGGAGAAGATCGACCTTCAGGGCGGGGGCTACTACGACAATAAACCGGAATCCTTTAAGAACCAGTGGTATGCATGCTTGGACGAGGTTCAGGTGGAGCTTCACGGGCCGCCCACAACCGAGTACCTCGAAGTTGACGAGAACGGGCCGATCCCAATCGAGTCCCAGCTCAACCGCTTCATGGTGGACAC
This genomic window contains:
- a CDS encoding peptidoglycan-binding domain-containing protein, whose amino-acid sequence is MVVATTPSAQALPYRECNNGWAYHVEVVGGGGAGVYVPAYGDGNSLTRNCWLERTSSTRVRQEVRRLQYGLQDSGQSLYADGIFGNITRTAVVNVQAKNRIAADGVYGPRTGSVIRWCYWYDKKQWCGRWV